The window GCATTGGGTATCGCGAGCCGCATGATCATGGGCACGATCGGTTTCTCCAGCAGCATGCGGGAGCGGGCGTCAAGATCAGCGGGTTGGGTGCCAGGCTGCCGGTTCGCTGCTTTGTGCTGGCAGCTTTCGACGGCCCGCGCAGAGATTCCAGAAAATCCGACGGCAGCATCGCGCGATTCCCGGCTGGACTTGTCCGATAGCGAAAGGTCGTCAGTTGGACATGACATGACGCGGGAAGCTTGCATGGCAGTGCTCCATTCAGAGCCTAACCACTACTCTCGACAAGACCGCTGATCGAACGATAAGATTTGACATCGCATGTTAGCGTTCCTAACAATTCACGAATGGCACTTTTACCGCCGTTGGAAACTTTGCGGGTGTTCGAGGTGGCCTGCCGCCACGGCAGCTATTCCGAAGCGGCGCGCGAATTGCACGTGACGCACAGCGCCGTCAGCCAGCGCATAAGACAGTTGGAAGATGAGCTGGGCCTTACGCTTTTCGAGCGGCAGGGCAACCGAATGGTGCTCACCTCAAGCGGACTTAGATTGCAGGCAGGTGTCAAACGCGCTTTCTCGGAATTGAGTGCGGCGCTCGGTAGCATCAAGACACATCGGACCGACGCAGAAATTACCGTCAGCCTGCTGCCGGTGATGGCGGCCCGCTGGCTGGTTCCGCGCCTTTCTCGTTTCAGGGCCCGGTTTCCGCGCATCAATCTGCACATCAAGACCGGCCGGTCGCTGGCCAATTTCAAATCAGACGGCGTCGACATCGCAATTCGGTTCGGGACGGGCGATTGGAAAGGATTGCGGGCAATCAAGCTTCTCGATGAGGAGTTTTTTCCGGTGTGTAGCCCCAGCCTCAACGACGGCCACCTGCCAAAAGATCCCGCATCGATGTTATCACAGCCGCTGCTGATCGACCGGAACTTGTCTTGGCACGCCTGGTTCAGGTCTGCTGGTGTGAAGCTTGATCGCGAGATCGTCGGGACTTCCTTTACCGACACAAACGCGCTGATGGAGGCCGCGGTGACAGGACAGGGCATTGCGCTCGGGCGCCTGTCGTTCACACGATCGGATATTCTGACGGGAAAGCTGGTTCGGCTATCCGAACACAGCTTGCGCGTTTCTTACTGTCACTATGCTGTTCATCCGATCTCTTCCGAGTCCAACCCAGCCCTGTTGGCTTTCCGGGACTGGCTGGTCGAAGAGGCCCGTCGTTCTTAGGAGGGACCGAAGGACCGCTTCGGGGGTGCAAAGCAGACATCCGCCAAGACGGTGATGTCAGTTAAATATCCGCTAAGCGCGGTCGATCGCACCGCTGAGAAACGCCACCGGTCTAAAGGGCTTGCGGCCTGCTGGCGACCCCGTCGTGCTCGTCCAAACGAACGTCCGCCGTCAGAATGTTACGTCGCCAAGTAACTCCTCGAGCGCCCCGACTAACACCGGAACGTTTGGCGAATCGTTCTTCGTCTAGTGTCAAATCGGGCCGAGGAGCGCCATCGAAAACCAGGTGGCAAGCAGTAAGCCAGCGACGACGACGGCGACCACCGCCGCCACAACGAACACAAGCCTTGCGAAATGCGACTTCATGGATCTTGGCCACAGCTTTGAGGTCTTGACGTCGATAGGCCCACGAAAGCAACTCATCGATCGCGCTGTTTGGATGGCCTTTAACGATCCTGGTGAGAACGTCAAACCATGTGGGCGAGAGGATCTACATCGCTCAGCTCACAGATTTCGATCGGTCAAGCGATGATGACCCAATAATGCTCGGCTCCTCCGTCGATCCGCCACCGTGGTTGTTCACGTACCAGGCAGAGGGCTCGACCTTTGAGGTTACCATCTTCACCCTTTCGATGCGACGGCCCCTCAGTTTCGATTTCTGGATCAGCCCCTCATATTGATGGGCCAGAAGATAGCCCTGAACCTGGGCCACGGTATCCATTGTCACGCTGACCACGATCAAGAGCGACGTGCCGCCGAAATAGAATGGCACCGAGGCGTAGGAAATCAGAATTTCCGGGATCAAACAGACGATCGACATATAAACAGCGCCGAGCACCGTGATTCGCGACAGCACATAGTCGATGTATTCTGCCGTCCGCTCGCCCGGTCGGATGCCCGGAATGAAGCCGCCATGCTTCTTGAGGTTGTCAGCAGTCTCAGTCGGGTTGAACACAATCGCGGTATAGAAGAACGCGAAGAACACTATCAAAGCGAGGTAAAGCGCCAGGAACAGCGGCCGGCCGTGACCGAGCTGGGTGGTGAGCCATTGAAACCATTCCGATCCTCCGCCGGCGTTAAAATTCGCGACCGTCGCCGGCAGCAGCAGCAACGACGAGGCGAAGATCGGCGGGATCACGCCCGAGGTGTTGAGCTTCAGCGGCAGATGCGAGGACTGCCCCTCGAACATCTTGTTGCCGACCTGACGCTTCGGATACTGGATCAGCAGGCGGCGTTGCGCGCGCTCCATGAACACGATGAACGGGATCACGGCCACCGCCATGATGATGATCAGCAAGATGATGCCGGTAGAGAGCGCGCCCTGTCGGCCTAGTTCGAGCGTGTTGGCGATCGTCGTGGGCAATTCGGCGACAATGCCGGATAGAATAATCAGCGAAGTGCCGTTGCCGATGCCGCGCGAGGTAATCTGCTCGCCGAGCCACATCAGGAACATGGTGCCGCCGGTGAGCGTAATTGCGGTCGAGATCCGGAAGAACATGCCCGGGTCGGCGACCGCATTGCCTGCGCCCTCGAGACCGACCGCGATGCCGTATGACCGGAATGCCGCCAGCAGCACGGTCAGATAGCGGGTATACTGGTTGAGTGTCTTGCGCCCCGCCTCACCCTCTTTCTTGAGCGCTTCGAGCTTCGGTAACACGGTCGTCAGCAACTGGATGACGATCGAGGCCGAAATGTACGGCGTGATATTCAACGCGAAAATCGCCATGCGGCTAATACCGCCGCCGGCGAACGTATCGAATATGCCGAGAATGCCACCCTGCTGGGTGCGGAAAACCTGCTCCCATACGCTGGGATCAATGCCGGGAAGCGGGATGTAGGTGCCGAACCGATAAACGAGTAGTGCACCCAGGGTGAACCAGATGCGCTTCTTCAGTTCGTCGGCCTTCGCCAAAGCCGAAAAATTCAGGTTGGCTGCAAGTTGCTCAGCTGCGGAGACCATTTAACCACTACCTTGCCGCTGCATGACTCCGCAGCTCGTGCTTCAGACTAAGGGTGAGCCGAGCCCGTTGGAATCAAACATCGCGCCATATGCTTCCACGGAAACATCGGTCAACGGCCCCCTTCCGCGAGCCGAGTACCGGGTCCCGTCCTTAGCGAACGCGATCGCAGTTGCTCAGCCGATACCGGTCAGAGCGCCAATAGTAAAAAACAACCTGCTGCGCGATGTATCAGTCCTTGAAGATATGCCTCGCCGCGATCGTCGGAAGACGAGCGGACGCCTCCATCACGTTGAAAGGCCGGCTTTTTCTGGCGCGAGGGAACATCAGTCTGGTGCTTCGGGAAAATACTTTATATGTTTGGGGTCATACTAGGCAGGCATGGGACGTCCTGCCACCGGCAGCGCCCGCAGCGGCGGCGCCAAGAAATTTCCGTCGTGAAAGCGGGGCGACGTCGGATCTCTTCATGTCATCTCCTCCATCAATGGTTCGACGGCACGCATCGTTCGCTCGGCGGCCGTGACTATGATCGACATCCGCCTAGAACGCCAATAGCTGGCGGCCGAGCATATTCTTGCACAACAGTTCGTCGCGAACCTCATTAGAACTTCCATGGGGACGCGCTTGAACCAGCACCGGATTGAGCTTTTCGGCCTTCCCGACTATCTCGTGTCCCGACCAGCGGCAGCTTCATGCCGCGATCGGACAGCTTAAGCGTTCGACCGCCGCCCAAATGATAGACGCCTTTGGCGATAGGGAGGTCCAAATGACGGGCTTCGCAATGGGTAGTCTCCAGGAGCGCCTGCTCGCCGACCGGTTCGGGCATGGCGCACTCCAAACGTTGACCTGTCTCTTTTTTGAGAGTCCATGCGTACATTTTTTCCCCGAACGCTTTTTTTGTTGTGGGCCCACGACGGGGCCGACCGGCTTTAAAGCAGACGCCAAGCGCTTCTGCTTCTTGCTTCCAGCATTCGCCGATCATGCGTAATCGATAAATTTGCGCGGGATTGCTTCTAAAAACTCACTTGAGCCAGCAGAATGCGTAACGATGACGAAGCGCATCTCATTGCGGCGATCCAGCCTTGGACGAAATCTTGCCGCGCACATTTCGGCCCGACAGACTGCGTAACCCCTCGTTCAGGAAGTTCCGGGGGGGGGGGTGGCTCGTGGAGCAAGCACAACTGGCGTCGCCATCTGAGCGCAAAAGTCGGATCAGCCCGGCAAGAGTTCATGCGAACGAAGATCGCTGACATCTGAGCAATGTCGACGTTTTGCACAAGGAGATGAATATACTCACCGCGAGCTTTGGCGACGTCCTTCACGTCCTTCAATTCGCGTCCTCGGACAGAAAATAGCTCAGCTCATTGCCTTGGATGTCCACCTACGCTCGGTGATCTAGCTCGCGATCGTTCCTGCGCGCATCATTTCCCCGCCGGTGATTTGGAAGGCTGGGTGACACCCTTGCGCGCTGCCTCTATCCGATCTGCAACCGATTGTACGATTGTATAAAATGTGGGCGTAAATAACAGCCCGAACACGGTTACGCCCAACATTCCGAAGAAGACGGCTGTACCCAACGACTGCCGCATCTCCGCTCCCGCTCCGGACGCTACGGCGAGCGGAACGACGCCAAGTATGAAAGCCAGGGAGGTCATAAGGATCGGCCGGAGCCGGGTTCGCGCGGCTTGGGTAGCGGCATCCTCTATTGACTCTCCATCCTCATGGGCCTGCCTCGCGAATTCCACGATCAGAATCGCGTTCTTCGAGGCCAGAGCAGCTAAAACGACAAATCCGATCTGTGCCAGAATGTCGACGCTCATGCCGCGCAGAAGCAGGCCTGAAACAGCTGCCAGCAGGCACATGGGTACGATTAGGATTACCGAGAGCGGCTGACTCCAGCTCTCGTACTGCGCGGCAAGCACCATGAACACGAACAGCACGGATGCAGCGAAGACAAAGATTGTCGTATTTCCAGCCTGTTTCTGTTCAAAGGCGAGATCGGTCCACTCGAATGCCATTCCTGGAGGCAGGCGCTGGGCGGCAAGTTCTTCCATGGCGGCTAATGCCGTGCCGCTGGACACGCCGGGAGCCGCGCTACCTTGGATCTCGGCTGCCGGAAACTGGTTGTATCGCGGCAAACGGTAAGGCCCGGCGGTATCACGGAAGGTCGCGACAGAGCCGATCGGCACCATCGCGCCCGCGTCGTTGCGAGCCCTGAAGCGTGCGATATCATCGGCCGTCATCCGATACTGGCTGTCGGCCTGTGCTAGGACCTGATAGGTACGACCAAGGTAATTAAAGTCATTGATGTAGGCCGAACCGAGATAGACTTGGAGCGCCTCGAAAATTCGCTCTGGGGGAACCCCAAGCTTCGCTGCCTTGATGCGATCGATATCTGCATAAACGTTCGGTGTCGCGCTGCTGAAAGGCGTAAAAACACTGGACAGGCGCGCGTCCGCATTGGCGGCAGAGACAAGATCTCGAGCCGCCGCTTCCAGAGCCGCAGAGCCCGCGTTCGCACGATCTTCGAGCATCATCTTAAAGCCGCCGGCTCCGCCGATTCCGTTTACCGGCGGCGGCTCGACCGTAATGATGAAGCCGTCCTCAATACCTGCCAGCCGCTCGTTGATCGATGCCAAGATGACTTTGGCGGTCAAGCCTCTCGGCTCTCTCTCTGCGAAAGAGTCGAACACAGAAAAAATGGCCCCTTGGTTCGACGCCAGAGTGAAGGTCGCACCGTCTAGGCCTGCGAAGGCCGCGGTGCTCGCGACGCCGGGGGTGGATGTAAGGATCTCGTTTATCTTGCGCGTGACTTCGTCGGTCCGTTGCAACGAGGATCCGGGCGGAAGCTGTAGAACGGTAATAAGGTATCCTTGATCAAGATCCGGGATGAAGCCGGTGGGTGCGCGAGTGAATTGAAGGCCCGTCATGGCGACAAATCCTACATAGACGATGAGAACTACGGCGCTTAACCGGATGAGACGCCTAGTCAGACGGCCGAAACGCTCGGACATCCTTTCGAAGCTCCGATTGAACGCCAGAAAGAACTTGTCGACTAAGCGCGAGAGTAAGCGCTGCGATCCCGGTAAGTCGTGCCCCGTGTGGGGAAGTAGCATCACCGCGCACAATGCGGGGCTAAGGGTTAGAGAAACAAAGCAGGAGATCACGGTGGATGCGGCGATAGTGACGGCGAACTGCCGAAAGAATTCGCCCGAAATGCCCGAGATGAAGGCCGACGGGACAAAGACTGCACAGAGGGTCAGCCCGATGGCGATAAGCGCACCCCCGACTTCGTCCATTGTCTTGCGCGCAGCGTCGCGCGGCGAGAATCCTAGGCGGAGATTCCGTTCCACGTTCTCGACGACGACGATGGCGTCGTCTACGACGATGCCCACCGCGAGTACTAGGCCGAACAGCGACAGGCTATTGAGAGAGAAGCCCATTGCGGCCAGTACCGCGAACGTTCCGACCAGCGAAACGGGGATGGCCACGATCGGAATGACCGAGGCGCGCCATGTCTGTAGGAAAAGGATTACGACAAGCACAACCAGCAATACGGCGCCCACGATGGCCATGACGACCTCATGAACTGACTGACTTATGAACACCGTCGCATCGTACTGGTTCATGTAAGCGACGCCCGGAGGAAAATGTTGCGACAGTTCGGCCATCGTCTTCCGAATTTCGCGAGCTGTGTCCAACTCATTCGAGCCGGGCCGTCGATAGATCAAAATGGGAACGGACCGGTCATGATCCTTGTAGCCGTTCGCTCCATAATCCGCTGCTCCAAGCTCAGTACGACCTATGTCGCGCAGCCGGGTAAGGCGTCCATTATTGTCGGATTTGACGACGATATCATCGAATTGTGAGGGATCACTCAGGCGGCCCAAGGCTTCAACATTTATCTGGAAAGCGCCTGGGTGTGCGACCGGAGGCTGGGCCAGGACCCCGGCCGACACCTGCACGTTTTGCGCTCGAAGTGCGCCTACAACGTCGCCGGCGGTCAGGTTGTATGCGGCTGCTTTGTCCGGGTCGAGCCATATGCGCATGGCATAGTCTCGCGCCCCGAAGGTCTGGACGTCGCCGACGCCTTTGATGCGTGCGATGGCGTCTTTGATGTGCAATGTCGCGTAGTTTGAAAGATAGAGCTGGTCTCGCGATCCGTCCGGCGAATACAGATGCGGCACGATCACGTAGTCGCTCGAGACTTTTTTTACGGTAACGCCTAGTTGTTGAACGGGCTCTGGCAAACGCGGTTGGGCTATCAAAATCCGGCTTTGGGTGAGCACTTGCGCCATATTCAAGTCGGTGCCGAGGCTAAAAGTGAGCGTCAACACTAGCTTTCCGTCGCCCGTCGATTGGCTTGAGAAATAGAGAAGATTCTCGATCCCATTAATCTGCTGTTCTAACGGCGTCGCCACAGTTTGGCTGAGCACCTCGGCAGAGGCGCCGGGATAGCTTGCGGTCACCTGAATCGTGGGTGGCGCGACTTCAGGGTATTGCGCGACCGGAAGGACAAAATAAGCCGCTCCCCCCAGGATCGTGATGAAAACTGAGATGACGACTGCGAAGATCGGTCGGTCGATGAAGAAGTGCGATATGCGCATGGCCTGGCACTCAATCTTTTCCGGTTGAGGGAAGCATCTCCAAATGGGCGGCGACCTGCGTTCCCGGGCGCAGCCTCATCAGGCCGTTGACGACGACACGGTCCGTCGGCAACAGCCCGCGGGTTATAACGCGCATGCCCGGATCATCGAGCGCGCCTATCTCGACCTGTTTCGGGACGACTTTTCCATCTTCCTCCACCACCATGACTGACCTCGTCGACTGGTCGGCTAAGAGAGCCGCGTCGGGAATGAGAAGTTCGAGTCGCGGCGGCGAAACCGGTACTCGCACGCGCGCGAACTGTCCCGGCGCGATAATCATCTCAGGGTTCGATAAAGTTGCGCGCACGTGCATCGTCCCACTGCCGCGATCGACCTGGTTGTCGAGATAGTCCAAAGTGCCCGTCCGGCTCAGAGGCTTCTCGCCGTCCAGGCTGACTTGGACAG is drawn from Nitrobacteraceae bacterium AZCC 2146 and contains these coding sequences:
- a CDS encoding LysR family glycine cleavage system transcriptional activator (product_source=KO:K03566; cath_funfam=1.10.10.10,3.40.190.10; cog=COG0583; ko=KO:K03566; pfam=PF00126,PF03466; superfamily=46785,53850), whose product is MALLPPLETLRVFEVACRHGSYSEAARELHVTHSAVSQRIRQLEDELGLTLFERQGNRMVLTSSGLRLQAGVKRAFSELSAALGSIKTHRTDAEITVSLLPVMAARWLVPRLSRFRARFPRINLHIKTGRSLANFKSDGVDIAIRFGTGDWKGLRAIKLLDEEFFPVCSPSLNDGHLPKDPASMLSQPLLIDRNLSWHAWFRSAGVKLDREIVGTSFTDTNALMEAAVTGQGIALGRLSFTRSDILTGKLVRLSEHSLRVSYCHYAVHPISSESNPALLAFRDWLVEEARRS
- a CDS encoding preprotein translocase subunit SecY (product_source=KO:K03076; cath_funfam=1.10.3370.10; cog=COG0201; ko=KO:K03076; pfam=PF00344; superfamily=103491; tigrfam=TIGR00967; transmembrane_helix_parts=Inside_1_80,TMhelix_81_103,Outside_104_153,TMhelix_154_176,Inside_177_182,TMhelix_183_205,Outside_206_214,TMhelix_215_237,Inside_238_273,TMhelix_274_296,Outside_297_315,TMhelix_316_338,Inside_339_367,TMhelix_368_387,Outside_388_390,TMhelix_391_413,Inside_414_486) encodes the protein MVSAAEQLAANLNFSALAKADELKKRIWFTLGALLVYRFGTYIPLPGIDPSVWEQVFRTQQGGILGIFDTFAGGGISRMAIFALNITPYISASIVIQLLTTVLPKLEALKKEGEAGRKTLNQYTRYLTVLLAAFRSYGIAVGLEGAGNAVADPGMFFRISTAITLTGGTMFLMWLGEQITSRGIGNGTSLIILSGIVAELPTTIANTLELGRQGALSTGIILLIIIMAVAVIPFIVFMERAQRRLLIQYPKRQVGNKMFEGQSSHLPLKLNTSGVIPPIFASSLLLLPATVANFNAGGGSEWFQWLTTQLGHGRPLFLALYLALIVFFAFFYTAIVFNPTETADNLKKHGGFIPGIRPGERTAEYIDYVLSRITVLGAVYMSIVCLIPEILISYASVPFYFGGTSLLIVVSVTMDTVAQVQGYLLAHQYEGLIQKSKLRGRRIERVKMVTSKVEPSAWYVNNHGGGSTEEPSIIGSSSLDRSKSVS
- a CDS encoding hypothetical protein (product_source=Hypo-rule applied) — protein: MIGECWKQEAEALGVCFKAGRPRRGPTTKKAFGEKMYAWTLKKETGQRLECAMPEPVGEQALLETTHCEARHLDLPIAKGVYHLGGGRTLKLSDRGMKLPLVGTRDSREGRKAQSGAGSSASPWKF
- a CDS encoding hypothetical protein (product_source=Hypo-rule applied; smart=SM00019; transmembrane_helix_parts=Inside_1_6,TMhelix_7_29,Outside_30_37), with the protein product MKSHFARLVFVVAAVVAVVVAGLLLATWFSMALLGPI
- a CDS encoding hydrophobe/amphiphile efflux-1 (HAE1) family protein (product_source=TIGR00915; cath_funfam=1.20.1640.10,3.30.2090.10,3.30.70.1430; cog=COG0841; pfam=PF00873; superfamily=82693,82714,82866; tigrfam=TIGR00915; transmembrane_helix_parts=Inside_1_11,TMhelix_12_34,Outside_35_342,TMhelix_343_362,Inside_363_368,TMhelix_369_391,Outside_392_396,TMhelix_397_419,Inside_420_439,TMhelix_440_462,Outside_463_471,TMhelix_472_494,Inside_495_542,TMhelix_543_565,Outside_566_878,TMhelix_879_901,Inside_902_907,TMhelix_908_930,Outside_931_933,TMhelix_934_953,Inside_954_982,TMhelix_983_1005,Outside_1006_1014,TMhelix_1015_1037,Inside_1038_1061) encodes the protein MRISHFFIDRPIFAVVISVFITILGGAAYFVLPVAQYPEVAPPTIQVTASYPGASAEVLSQTVATPLEQQINGIENLLYFSSQSTGDGKLVLTLTFSLGTDLNMAQVLTQSRILIAQPRLPEPVQQLGVTVKKVSSDYVIVPHLYSPDGSRDQLYLSNYATLHIKDAIARIKGVGDVQTFGARDYAMRIWLDPDKAAAYNLTAGDVVGALRAQNVQVSAGVLAQPPVAHPGAFQINVEALGRLSDPSQFDDIVVKSDNNGRLTRLRDIGRTELGAADYGANGYKDHDRSVPILIYRRPGSNELDTAREIRKTMAELSQHFPPGVAYMNQYDATVFISQSVHEVVMAIVGAVLLVVLVVILFLQTWRASVIPIVAIPVSLVGTFAVLAAMGFSLNSLSLFGLVLAVGIVVDDAIVVVENVERNLRLGFSPRDAARKTMDEVGGALIAIGLTLCAVFVPSAFISGISGEFFRQFAVTIAASTVISCFVSLTLSPALCAVMLLPHTGHDLPGSQRLLSRLVDKFFLAFNRSFERMSERFGRLTRRLIRLSAVVLIVYVGFVAMTGLQFTRAPTGFIPDLDQGYLITVLQLPPGSSLQRTDEVTRKINEILTSTPGVASTAAFAGLDGATFTLASNQGAIFSVFDSFAEREPRGLTAKVILASINERLAGIEDGFIITVEPPPVNGIGGAGGFKMMLEDRANAGSAALEAAARDLVSAANADARLSSVFTPFSSATPNVYADIDRIKAAKLGVPPERIFEALQVYLGSAYINDFNYLGRTYQVLAQADSQYRMTADDIARFRARNDAGAMVPIGSVATFRDTAGPYRLPRYNQFPAAEIQGSAAPGVSSGTALAAMEELAAQRLPPGMAFEWTDLAFEQKQAGNTTIFVFAASVLFVFMVLAAQYESWSQPLSVILIVPMCLLAAVSGLLLRGMSVDILAQIGFVVLAALASKNAILIVEFARQAHEDGESIEDAATQAARTRLRPILMTSLAFILGVVPLAVASGAGAEMRQSLGTAVFFGMLGVTVFGLLFTPTFYTIVQSVADRIEAARKGVTQPSKSPAGK